In Cololabis saira isolate AMF1-May2022 chromosome 14, fColSai1.1, whole genome shotgun sequence, a single genomic region encodes these proteins:
- the ccdc90b gene encoding coiled-coil domain-containing protein 90B, mitochondrial encodes MNALLWRGGARRAGTWRGGVTWTSSGFHVGTPAAAFDVRKVELTPLEQRKLTFDSHSLVTALEGSGFEKRQAELIVSALVTLTTANTDIVYKDMVTKAHQEIAVQQIMAHLDSVRKDMVILEKSEFANLRSENTKMKRELQQLQNRMQEETQKVRAESKLDINLERSRISDMFTEQERKLMEATSEFHHKKADLENDNMEVNKKIDLQVASLKTVLESLKLETVRYLAATVFSCLAIALGVYRLWR; translated from the exons ATGAACGCGCTGCTGTGGCGCGGCGGCGCGCGGCGCGCCGGCACGTGGAGAGGTGGTGTCACCTGGACCAGCTCAG GTTTCCATGTGGGAACGCCAGCGGCGGCCTTCGACGTGAGGAAAGTTGAACTGACGCCTCTAGAGCAGCGAAAACTCACCTTCGACTCCCACAGCCTGGTGACGGCGCTGGAGGGCAGTG GTTTTGAGAAGCGGCAGGCGGAGCTGATCGTTTCAGCTCTGGTCACTCTGACCACCGCTAACACTGACATCGTCTACAAGGACATGGTGACCAAAGCTCACCAG gaGATCGCGGTGCAGCAGATCATGGCTCACCTGGACTCGGTCAGGAAGGACATGGTGATCCTGGAGAAGAGCGAATTCGCCAACCTGCGGTCTGAGAACACG AAAATGAAGcgggagctgcagcagctgcagaacaGAATGCAG GAGGAGACCCAGAAGGTCCGAGCAGAAAGCAAACTGGACATCAATCTGGAGAGAAGCAGAATCTCTGACATG TTTACTGAACAAGAGAGGAAGCTGATGGAGGCAACGTCAGAGTTCCATCACAAG AAAGCCGACCTGGAAAACGACAACATGGAGGTCAACAAGAAGATTGACCTGCAGGTGGCGTCGCTCAAGACGGTGCTGGAGTCCCTGAAGCTGGAGACGGTCCGGTACCTGGCAG CGACCGTCTTCTCGTGCCTGGCCATCGCTCTGGGAGTCTACCGGCTGTGGAGGTGA
- the pcf11 gene encoding pre-mRNA cleavage complex 2 protein Pcf11 — translation MDCSLSGGHGVSPARLVGSSKMEAAAREDARREYQSSLEDLTFNSKPHINMLTILAEENIQFAKDIVAIIEAQISKAPATEKLPVLYLVDSIVKNVGGEYLAVFAKNLITSFICVFEKVEENTRKSLFKLRSTWDEVFPPKKLYALDVRVNSVDPAWPIKPLPPTVNASIHVNPRFLKQSEEASSPQPAPSHPPPAPAPAPAPPPAAAAPQSTPSISQSSLTQEQLIRQQLLAKQKQLLELQQKKIELELEQTKAQLAGGFALPQTTTVSTAPTATTAQRQAAQAPPAIRPWIPRQPPPDPKAPTRDPRLNRTGPPTASSQPKEQLSVRKDSPHPAGFTPEKKLPEKSGRPDKGRIPRNNVSDEKLKPKSPSPMAKNVQSKNKPVEAERQKSSDSTKKDPRLRKRTQDKTGENKDDEMKEKKRFSDKKERDEAGRGPEPSRANKGKLLNGSVAKHERDEAGDKADFKSSGNARTHARKRTRSRSRSRSPGASPKRKERRSPKSRARSTSLSPSPSHKLGKPRRVRPNDPQHGKPGREDRPGPKKIQSENRRTKRPAEERHPELREPPRGHDGGVKDPKEPHRWRSGWEENKHLKMSEEAHVKADASRHKSYGTQPRPTTPRTPKHRLSVDANLQIPEVLNSASKKDLLRRASKRLESGEISQEDFLNMAHQIKHFFQYQEEKLQRSESWDGVVGFGSKKQLLLSPPGSVQSRPHESMDAAELSYYEHKSKLRKTQVNHRAAEEDWDSEELVEEGGENAGRVRNDGHNYGRLPRDRQGEMRSKEREELRPHVTPMIEDYNHGKEFPALKSLPGLRFRRRADPRESSEREWTSPLTERQPYEDREEQKSGYDAPRRYPADPRRPDGPPLPGTVVLRNCPSPAGLEAPPPRFERERLSPLHQKDSGDMSPIPRFESPNSEHSDDGPLALEAPHPLPPPKPVIKAPARAGPLSAVRHGDSPGHTPPHDGGHAPSRFMGPPRPQPPGWYEAGGPGHYDEPQFDGPHLPAPVRFDAGGPSLHSESPGQCEGPHMVHGPIRGGDSLGRFDGPPQGPVRFVGPVGQQPPVRYENQGRGPGPLEGPMQRFEAPCHFNNMGPGPTPGPGPGPGPGAMGFQQQRPLRFDGPANQMGPVRFEGPGRFEGPSQPGPRYDLPTVGGPPRFEYPGQQGPPRFGPQHNMQPPMRPMAPPVYETPMGPQQNFGMAPQRFQEPMNPQFPGAPMPFPAQPNLQPAGNFNMQPAPFSQPAPGPFYNPAAPAIGMQPQVNLLGAVNQPFLPHNQVPFGQQTPQVVPPENHFGQVDVNELLSKLISTGIINPSQPEVPQTSSTESPSTTPAAPAVEEEEEKEEQEVAVEEEEEEEEEEDDDLPDLTSFSIDHMKQRYESVMTKLYSGNQCCLCSMRFTAAQTDMYADHLDWHFRQNHAGKVASKKVTHRRWYYGLTDWIEFEEIADLEERAKSQFFEKENEEEVQKSQAAAKEKEFQSVKATKDQVGELCEICQEPFETYWVEEEEDWFLKHAIKVDDKNFHPACFEDYKNTSSYLDVTPSPSKLLTEHPLGAFVKEEEEEEPTACAVAAAAAALIKQEAGGESPELPPQEGEAQGGAAQEVLTDSVQPEDKA, via the exons GCCCCAGCTACCGAGAAGCTTCCAGTTTTGTACTTAGTGGATTCCATAGTGAAGAATGTTGGAGGAGAATACCTTGCAGTGTTTGCTAAAAACCTAATCACTTCATTTATATGTGTCTTCGAAAAG GTGGAAGAAAACACTAGAAAGAGTCTGTTCAAGTTGCGCTCGACGTGGGACGAAGTGTTCCCCCCCAAGAAGCTGTACGCGTTGGACGTCCGGGTCAACTCCGTGGACCCGGCGTGGCCCATCAAGCCGCTGCCGCCCACCGTCAACGCCAGCATCCACGTCAACCCCCGGTTTCTGAAACAG TCTGAGGAGGCGTcctccccccagccagctcctagCCACCcccctcctgctcctgctcctgctcctgctcctcctccagcgGCAGCCGCCCCCCAGTCAACGCCGAGCATCAGCCAGTCCAGCCTGACGCAGGAGCAGCTGATCCGACAGCAGCTGCTGGCCAAGCAGAAGCAGCTGCTGGAGCTCCAGCAGAAGAAGATTGAACTGGAACTGGAGCAGACCAAAGCACAGCTG GCTGGCGGCTTTGCGTTGCCGCAGACGACCACAGTTTCAACTGCGCCTACGGCAACCACAGCACAGAGACAAGCCGCCCAAGCGCCTCCTGCGATTCGGCCCTGGATCCCCCGTCAACCTCCACCCGACCCCAAAGCGCCCACCAGGGACCCCCGTCTAAACCGGACCGGCCCCCCAACTGCTTCATCTCAACCCAAAGAACAGCTGTCTGTCAGGAAGGACAGCCCCCACCCCGCTGGGTTCACCCCCGAGAAGAAACTACCGGAGAAGTCCGGCCGGCCGGACAAAGGCAGGATCCCCAGGAACAATGTGTCTGACGAGAAGCTCAAGCCCAAGTCTCCATCTCCAATGGCAAAAAACGTCCAGAGCAAAAACAAACCAGTGGAGGCTGAGAGACAGAAATCCTCTGACAGCACGAAGAAGGATCCCCGACTGAGGAAACGCACTCAGGACAAAACCGGGGAGAACAAAGATGACGAgatgaaggagaagaagagatTCAGCGACAAGAAGGAGCGGGACGAGGCCGGCCGGGGTCCAGAGCCATCGAGGGCCAACAAAGGGAAGCTGCTGAACGGCTCCGTGGCCAAACATGAACGCGACGAGGCAGGTGATAAGGCCGACTTCAAGTCCAGCGGCAACGCCCGCACGCACGCTAGGAAACGCACCCGCTCACGGTCCCGATCGCGCTCTCCTGGCGCCTCCCCGAAGAGGAAGGAGCGGCGGTCGCCCAAGAGCCGAGCCCGGAGCACCTCCCTGTCCCCGTCACCATCCCACAAACTAGGCAAGCCTCGGAGAGTCCGCCCCAACGACCCCCAACATGGCAAGCCCGGCCGAGAAGACCGGCCCGGACCCAAGAAGATCCAGTCAGAGAACAGGAGGACCAAGAGGCCGGCGGAGGAGCGCCACCCCGAGCTCAGAGAACCCCCACGCGGCCACGACGGCGGAGTCAAGGACCCCAAGGAGCCTCATCGCTGGAGGAGCGGCTGGGAGGAGAACAAACA cTTGAAGATGTCAGAGGAGGCTCACGTGAAGGCCGACGCTTCCAGGCACAAATCGTATGGCACCCAGCCACGTCCCACCACCCCTCGAACCCCGAAGCATCGCCTCAGCGTGGACGCCAACCTGCAGATCCCCGAGGTCCTCAACTCCGCCTCCAAGAAGGACCTACTCAGGAGG GCGAGCAAACGTCTGGAGAGCGGCGAGATCTCCCAGGAGGACTTCCTGAACATGGCCCACCAGATCAAACACTTCTTCCAGTACcaggaggagaagctgcagcgcTCGGAGAGCTGGGACGGCGTCGTGGGCTTCGGCAGTAAGAAGCAGTTGTTGCTGAGCCCGCCCGGCTCGGTCCAGTCCCGCCCCCACGAGAGCATGGACGCCGCGGAGCTGTCCTACTACGAGCACAAGTCCAAGCTGAGGAAGACGCAGGTCAACCACCGAGCTGCCGAGGAGGACTGGGACAGCGAGGAGCTGGTGGAGGAGGGTGGCGAGAACGCAGGAAGAGTCCGTAACGACGGCCATAATTACGGCCGACTGCCGCGGGACAGACAAG GTGAAATGAGGAGTAAAGAGCGGGAGGAGCTGCGGCCTCACGTCACCCCCATGATCGAAGACTACAACCACGGCAAAGAGTTCCCCGCCCTCAAGTCTCTGCCCGGCCTCCGATTCAGGAGGCGAGCCGACCCCAGAGAGTCCA GTGAACGTGAGTGGACTTCTCCGCTGACGGAGCGGCAGCCGTACGAAGACCGCGAGGAACAGAAAAGTGGCTACGACGCCCCGCGGCGATACCCCGCAGACCCGCGGAGGCCGGACGGGCCCCCTCTGCCCGGCACCGTGGTCCTCAGGAACTGCCCCAGTCCTGCCGGtctggaggccccgcccccccggttTGAGCGTGAGCGTCTGTCTCCTCTCCATCAGAAAGACTCTGGGGACATGAGCCCCATCCCCCGCTTCGAGAGCCCTAACAGCGAACACTCAGATGACGGGCCCCTGGCCCTGGAGGCCCCGCACCCTCTCCCTCCCCCCAAACCCGTCATCAAAGCCCCGGCCCGCGCGGGGCCGCTGTCTGCCGTCCGACACGGGGACTCTCCCGGACACACGCCTCCTCACGACGGCGGACACGCTCCCTCGCGGTTCATGGGCCCCCCCAGACCTCAACCCCCCGGCTGGTATGAAGCAGGGGGGCCCGGGCACTACGATGAGCCCCAGTTTGACGGCCCCCACCTCCCAGCCCCGGTACGGTTTGACGCTGGGGGGCCGTCGCTCCACAGTGAGAGTCCTGGGCAGTGTGAGGGCCCCCACATGGTTCATGGGCCAATCAGAGGGGGGGATTCCTTGGGACGGTTCGATGGGCCCCCGCAGGGTCCAGTGAGGTTTGTTGGTCCTGTTGGCCAGCAGCCCCCTGTAAGGTATGAGAATCAGGGGAGGGGGCCGGGGCCCTTGGAGGGCCCGATGCAGCGCTTTGAGGCTCCATGTCACTTCAACAACATGGGTCCAGGTCCcactccaggtcctggtccaggtcctggacctggagcgATGGGCTTCCAGCAGCAGCGGCCCCTGCGCTTCGATGGCCCCGCCAACCAGATGGGCCCCGTGAGGTTTGAAGGCCCGGGTCGCTTTGAGGGCCCCAGCCAGCCCGGTCCGAGGTACGACCTGCCTACCGTGGGCGGGCCCCCGCGCTTCGAGTACCCTGGCCAGCAGGGGCCCCCCAGATTCGGTCCCCAGCACAACATGCAGCCCCCAATGAGGCCGATGGCCCCGCCCGTCTATGAAACCCCCATGGGCCCCCAGCAGAACTTTGGCATGGCCCCCCAGCGCTTCCAGGAGCCGATGAACCCCCAGTTCCCGGGGGCCCCGATGCCGTTCCCCGCTCAGCCCAACCTGCAGCCGGCAGGAAACTTCAACATGCAGCCCGCGCCGTTCAGCCAGCCGGCCCCCGGCCCCTTCTACAACCCCGCGGCCCCCGCCATCGGGATGCAGCCGCAG GTGAACCTGCTGGGAGCCGTGAACCAGCCGTTCCTGCCTCATAACCAAGTGCCTTTCGGACAGCAGA ctcctcaggtCGTCCCTCCAGAGAACCACTTCGGTCAGGTTGACGTCAACGAGCTGCTGTCCAAACTCATCTCCACCGGCATCATCAACCCCTCGCAGCCCGAAGTCCCCCAGACCTCCAGCACCG AGTCTCCGTCCACGACTCCAGCGGCTCCagctgtggaggaggaggaggagaaggaggagcaggaggtggcggtggaggaggaagaggaggaagaggaagaggaggatgacgaTCTGCCGGACCTCACCAGCTTCAGCATCGACCACATGAAACA GCGCTACGAGTCGGTGATGACGAAGCTCTACTCCGGTAACCAGTGCTGCCTGTGCAGCATGCGCTTCACCGCCGCCCAGACAGACATGTACGCCGACCACCTGGACTGGCACTTCAGGCAGAACCACGCCGGCAAGGTGGCGAGCAAGAAGGTGACACACCGGCGCTGGTACTACGGCCTGACG GACTGGATCGAGTTCGAGGAGATCGCCGACCTGGAGGAGCGGGCCAAGAGTCAGTTCTTCGAGAAGGAGAACGAGGAGGAGGTCCAGAAGAGCCAGGCCGCCGCCAAGGAGAAGGAGTTCCAGAGCGTTAAAGCCACCAAGGACCAAGTGGGAGAG TTGTGCGAGATCTGCCAGGAGCCCTTCGAGACGTActgggtggaggaggaggaggactggTTCCTGAAGCACGCCATCAAAGTGGACGACAAG AACTTCCACCCGGCCTGCTTCGAGGATTACAAGAAC ACGTCGTCGTATCTCGATGTCACGCCGTCGCCCAGCAAGCTGCTGACTGAACACCCGCTGGGCGCCTTCgtgaaggaagaggaggaagaggaacccACTGCCTGCGCCGTtgccgcggcggcggcggctttGATCAAACAGGAAGCGGGCGGCGAGTCGCCCGAGCTTCCTCCGCAGGAGGGGGAGGCCCAAGGGGGCGCGGCCCAGGAGGTTTTAACGGACTCTGTGCAGCCAGAGGACAAAGCATGA